From Temnothorax longispinosus isolate EJ_2023e chromosome 3, Tlon_JGU_v1, whole genome shotgun sequence, one genomic window encodes:
- the LOC139810316 gene encoding uncharacterized protein, with product MILDERNEIYNDGSTESDYGDANIIVEDEENMEINHDHVNIENDLVVNDAQINAYMLRILKEWGRRGVTRQKINGLLRILRVVFPQLSKDYRSLLSTLRNTPVKDIGNGHLWYKGIRSNIQSKLSEEYFTANQEIMMDVNIDGMKPFPQSCSQKDFWPILGSFANQDEPFIIAVFYGDGNPNDLNAFLEDYVAEVAALQESGFEINGTVYPFRVRNYILDAPARAFIKCCVGHGGTFACEKCCVTGRKYRAREIFIDMDADLRTDESFNTRQNPQHHTNNVSPLETIGTGMVSQFRLDSMHLKDQGAFKRWLKFLLVGPGNFTLTDATLRAVSNALVELAPHTPREFNRKPRQFKRSGNRLKAQELRRIALYDGVKFSRITLLLFFIRISFCSILLYTFYLVPTCLIGVLMLRKS from the coding sequence ATGATTTTAGACGAACGCAATGAGATATATAATGATGGTAGTACAGAGTCAGACTATGGGGatgcaaatattatagtaGAAGATGAGGAAAACATGGAGATCAATCATGATCATGTTAATATCGAGAATGATCTTGTCGTGAATGATGCACAAATTAACGCATATATGTTGAGGATTCTTAAGGAATGGGGGAGGAGGGGTGTAACTCGACAGAAAATAAATGGACTACTACGAATTTTAAGAGTTGTCTTCCCACAGCTTTCAAAGGACTACAGATCTCTCCTGAGTACTCTTCGAAACACACCTGTGAAGGATATTGGAAATGGACATCTCTGGTATAAAGGCATCAGATCTAATATTCAGTCTAAATTATCAGAGGAATATTTTACTGCTAATCAAGAAATTATGATGGATGTCAATATAGATGGGATGAAACCTTTCCCTCAGAGTTGTTCTCAAAAAGACTTTTGGCCAATTTTAGGAAGTTTTGCCAATCAGGATGAACCATTCATTATAGCAGTATTTTATGGCGACGGAAATCCCAATGACTTAAATGCATTTCTGGAAGACTATGTTGCAGAAGTGGCTGCTCTTCAAGAATCTGGTTTTGAAATCAATGGAACTGTTTATCCTTTTAGAGTAAGAAATTATATCCTGGATGCCCCTGCTCGAGCATTTATCAAGTGCTGTGTTGGGCATGGTGGAACTTTTGCATGTGAAAAGTGCTGTGTCACAGGTCGTAAATATCGGGCTCGAGAAATTTTCATTGACATGGATGCTGATCTTAGGACTGATGAATCTTTTAATACCAGACAAAATCCTCAACACCACACTAATAATGTGTCACCATTAGAAACTATTGGAACTGGAATGGTCTCCCAGTTTAGACTGGATAGCATGCATCTAAAAGATCAGGGTGCTTTCAAGAGATGGTTGAAATTCTTATTGGTTGGTCCGGGTAATTTTACTTTGACCGATGCAACTCTGAGAGCTGTATCAAATGCTCTTGTGGAATTGGCTCCTCACACTCCCAGAGAATTCAATCGCAAACCGAGACAATTTAAGCGATCAGGTAATAGACTAAAAGCCCAAGAATTGAGGAGGATAGCACTTTATGATggagtaaaattttcaagaattacCTTACTCCTGTTCTTTATCAGAATTTCCTTTTGTTCCATACTTCTATATACATTCTATCTAGTCCCCACTTGCTTGATCGGTGTATTGATGTTGCGGAAGAGTTGA